From a single Vibrio sp. BS-M-Sm-2 genomic region:
- a CDS encoding phosphotransferase, translated as MSQSISSNNRAQPEASSSQNQPELYQQELYQKIATSLGCHQGLDVQVIQSLWGGYGELVRLVFSQENSAELKSVIVKHVALPDKAEHPKGWNTKLSHQRKVHSYQVETEWYQSFTQEWDERCPVPVGLQCELQENEWLIVMQDLADIGFPLTSQFDVLAVSDDLATKDTQSELASAYTLEEQKQRDACLKWLANFHAKHINVDQEQSASLWQVGTYWHLDTRPDELNALSDLQLKHQAQHIDRILRECPYPTLVHGDAKLANFCFDPESEKVAAVDFQYVGHGCAMKDVALLMSSAVRPQDCAELESHMLETYFRYLEEALTYYQPQLSFDEVEAAWRPMFYLAWADFQRFVKGWSPEHWKINPYTEQLTQTVIDQLESPE; from the coding sequence ATGTCTCAATCAATATCTTCGAATAATCGAGCTCAACCTGAAGCGAGTTCAAGTCAAAATCAGCCAGAGCTTTATCAACAAGAGCTTTATCAAAAAATAGCGACCTCGTTGGGTTGTCACCAAGGGCTTGATGTCCAAGTGATTCAAAGCCTGTGGGGCGGGTATGGCGAGTTAGTTCGCTTGGTCTTTTCTCAAGAAAACAGTGCTGAACTCAAGAGTGTGATTGTTAAACATGTCGCATTGCCAGATAAAGCCGAACACCCAAAGGGTTGGAACACCAAACTCTCTCACCAACGCAAGGTGCACTCTTATCAAGTTGAGACGGAATGGTATCAATCGTTCACTCAAGAATGGGATGAGCGTTGCCCCGTACCTGTTGGGCTGCAATGTGAGTTGCAAGAGAACGAATGGCTGATTGTGATGCAAGACTTAGCGGATATCGGTTTTCCGTTAACCTCTCAATTTGATGTGCTTGCTGTGTCTGACGATCTGGCAACCAAAGATACTCAGTCTGAACTGGCGTCTGCTTACACTCTAGAAGAGCAGAAACAACGCGATGCTTGCCTTAAATGGCTCGCTAACTTTCACGCAAAGCACATCAATGTAGATCAAGAACAATCAGCCTCATTGTGGCAAGTCGGTACATACTGGCATTTAGACACACGCCCTGATGAGCTGAACGCATTGTCCGATTTACAATTAAAGCACCAAGCACAGCACATCGACCGCATACTCCGAGAGTGTCCATATCCAACCTTAGTGCATGGTGATGCCAAGCTCGCCAACTTCTGCTTTGATCCTGAGAGTGAAAAAGTCGCTGCAGTCGATTTCCAATATGTGGGTCACGGCTGTGCGATGAAAGACGTGGCTCTGCTTATGAGCAGTGCTGTCAGGCCGCAAGATTGCGCTGAACTTGAGTCACATATGTTAGAGACATACTTCCGATACTTGGAAGAGGCATTGACGTACTATCAGCCACAGCTTTCGTTTGATGAAGTCGAAGCCGCTTGGCGACCAATGTTCTATTTGGCGTGGGCTGATTTTCAACGTTTTGTCAAAGGTTGGAGTCCAGAACACTGGAAGATCAATCCGTATACTGAGCAATTGACTCAAACGGTGATTGATCAGCTAGAAAGCCCAGAATAA
- a CDS encoding IS3 family transposase has translation MALTLKGKYPLKHLLHTLQLAKSVFYYQAQTSKRPNSYERELRLIKSIYHEHKGRYGYRRIHLELKNQGFVLNHKTVQKLMVQLNLKSTVRIKKYRSYRGESGTAAPNVLERDFSATQPDEKWVTDVTEFKVKEQKVYLSPVVDLFTQEVVAYRVAKSACLPLVTDMLTEAISKLKPNSKPIIHSDQGWQYRHRQYQKKVAESGLTQSMSRKGNCLDNAVAENFFALLKTEMYHNQSFEDADALIEQIKEYIEYYNTKRIKVKLKGLTPIEYRTQALKAA, from the coding sequence ATAGCTCTAACTCTTAAAGGCAAGTACCCGTTGAAGCACCTACTGCACACTCTACAGCTGGCAAAAAGTGTCTTTTATTATCAGGCTCAAACGAGCAAGCGCCCAAATAGCTACGAACGTGAGCTGCGGTTGATAAAGTCAATTTATCATGAGCATAAGGGCCGATACGGCTACCGCCGTATTCACTTGGAATTAAAAAATCAGGGGTTCGTGCTTAACCACAAAACGGTTCAAAAGCTTATGGTTCAGCTCAACCTTAAATCGACGGTCAGGATTAAAAAGTATCGTTCATACCGAGGAGAGTCTGGAACAGCTGCTCCCAACGTGCTTGAAAGAGATTTTAGTGCGACTCAACCCGACGAAAAGTGGGTAACTGATGTCACAGAGTTCAAAGTCAAAGAGCAGAAAGTATACTTGTCTCCCGTTGTCGACTTGTTTACTCAGGAAGTGGTTGCTTATAGAGTGGCCAAAAGTGCCTGCTTGCCGCTAGTCACGGATATGCTGACGGAAGCCATATCAAAGCTTAAACCCAACTCAAAGCCAATTATACATAGCGATCAAGGTTGGCAATATCGCCATCGACAGTATCAAAAAAAGGTAGCGGAGAGTGGGTTAACACAAAGCATGTCGAGAAAAGGTAACTGCTTGGATAATGCGGTTGCTGAAAACTTTTTTGCTTTACTCAAAACAGAGATGTATCACAACCAAAGCTTTGAAGATGCAGATGCTCTGATAGAGCAAATTAAAGAATACATCGAGTACTACAATACCAAACGTATAAAAGTGAAACTAAAAGGCCTGACTCCGATAGAATATCGAACTCAGGCCTTGAAAGCCGCTTAA
- a CDS encoding helix-turn-helix domain-containing protein: MSKYSRELKCIIAKQYLDGTSSLYLAKQYSISSRQIRYWAQVFAIHGTDSFLPTNHAATARTKRKALNLMWTNEWSLTHTSAVLNLSSPGILSVWLKRFNELGIKGLKMRQKGRPSMKQQPQRTTKPDNEMTLEELKEELVYLRTENAVLKKLEELEQEKNRRTKKKRS, translated from the coding sequence ATGTCCAAATATAGCCGAGAGCTAAAATGTATCATTGCTAAGCAATACTTAGATGGCACGTCATCTCTCTACTTAGCAAAACAATATTCAATTTCTTCAAGACAGATACGGTATTGGGCTCAAGTCTTTGCCATCCATGGTACTGATTCATTTTTACCAACTAACCATGCGGCTACTGCTCGGACAAAACGAAAAGCATTGAATTTAATGTGGACGAATGAATGGTCTCTCACGCACACTAGCGCAGTATTAAACCTCTCATCCCCTGGGATACTCTCAGTCTGGCTCAAACGATTTAATGAGCTCGGTATCAAAGGGCTCAAAATGCGCCAGAAAGGAAGACCCTCAATGAAACAGCAACCTCAACGTACCACTAAGCCTGATAATGAAATGACGCTTGAGGAGCTAAAAGAGGAGTTGGTTTACTTACGAACCGAGAATGCCGTTCTAAAAAAGTTGGAAGAGTTGGAGCAGGAAAAAAACCGTCGAACAAAGAAAAAGCGGTCATAG
- a CDS encoding GNAT family N-acetyltransferase, producing the protein MQAVKWDQEVNQITVELEPDQFAVVKYKKDGDVLHITSTRIPDELQGKGFGKVMMESVLPEIEQAGFKIVPVCSYVVHYMNRQPQWSHLLSDKA; encoded by the coding sequence ATGCAGGCAGTAAAATGGGATCAAGAAGTGAACCAGATCACGGTTGAGCTAGAACCCGACCAGTTCGCAGTCGTTAAGTATAAAAAGGACGGAGATGTACTACATATCACCTCGACACGCATTCCTGATGAGCTGCAAGGCAAGGGCTTTGGTAAGGTGATGATGGAGTCGGTTTTGCCCGAAATTGAACAAGCGGGCTTCAAAATTGTGCCGGTTTGTAGCTATGTTGTTCACTATATGAATAGGCAGCCACAGTGGTCACATCTTCTATCCGACAAAGCATAA
- a CDS encoding flagellar brake protein: MNAPLKKPLEHNQALQDPRNRTVSTINSTDALAMIEHGSELTLNVSTPVGTKFLATTKFIGTHSDNCIVVEVPDVSNEDLNFFFQEGFWMTARAYSLRGEGALIHFRSQIHHKIGEPFPILVLSTPSTMQVTQLRKETRYEVNLASRIIFNDQRANCEIRDLSKSGCRFVTSPTSRAIQIADRVSIEITPENYNGPLIPPLRGIVCNLQKSTHYARYGVEFDDIGRANAKHLLAKLKFDGTKLCLRNG, encoded by the coding sequence ATGAACGCACCCCTGAAGAAGCCTTTGGAGCATAATCAGGCACTTCAAGACCCTCGTAATCGCACCGTTTCCACCATCAATAGCACTGATGCGCTAGCGATGATTGAGCACGGCAGTGAACTGACATTAAATGTCTCAACTCCCGTTGGCACTAAGTTTCTCGCCACCACCAAATTTATCGGTACGCACAGTGATAATTGTATTGTGGTTGAGGTTCCTGATGTATCCAATGAAGATCTGAACTTTTTCTTTCAAGAAGGTTTTTGGATGACCGCTCGGGCTTATTCTCTACGAGGTGAAGGTGCGCTTATCCACTTTAGAAGCCAAATTCACCACAAGATTGGTGAACCCTTCCCTATTCTTGTGCTGTCTACACCAAGCACGATGCAAGTGACTCAGCTGCGTAAAGAGACACGCTATGAAGTGAATTTAGCTTCAAGAATCATCTTCAACGACCAACGAGCAAACTGCGAGATAAGAGACTTATCAAAAAGTGGCTGTCGCTTTGTGACCTCACCGACCTCTCGTGCGATTCAGATTGCCGATCGAGTGTCTATTGAGATAACTCCTGAGAACTACAACGGTCCGCTGATTCCGCCATTGCGAGGCATCGTCTGTAACCTACAAAAATCGACACATTACGCTCGATACGGTGTGGAATTTGATGATATTGGCCGAGCTAACGCTAAACACTTATTAGCAAAATTGAAGTTCGATGGAACCAAGCTCTGCTTACGAAACGGGTAA